The following proteins come from a genomic window of Musa acuminata AAA Group cultivar baxijiao chromosome BXJ1-7, Cavendish_Baxijiao_AAA, whole genome shotgun sequence:
- the LOC135582192 gene encoding flowering time control protein FPA-like isoform X3 produces the protein MMGRGGRDRLNNEHTSRLEEKERRTGWGVAPPSRHLWVGNLSSHVTQNTLYEHFLRFGDIENIAYMPGRSYAFVNYKKEEDAVIALRGLQGSIVAGNSLRVEFAKGDRASVSSQDDGYSQLEERYSIERGEPLFRRDVRAHRQSPEKSHEKNKGSRSTEPSEVLWIGFPVYLNVEEEALSRAFSPFGEIENIATFPGRSYAFVRYRSIVAACRAKEALQGKLFNNPRVHICFARSEFSTESGRNSSSAPILPHLKPNYQPGLSGQSPEPSHWGRGFDSHIGEFPIASPQDASFIRPGDASFTGFEGNSSIRPGAGPGSIFTGDIEHNRLQELGSERRMSEELYERYRNSPAAERHGRWHDVPFERLQRTPPLDDSWGVEDHTFPLPKKPKIDTFSDKELPEYPFSDIEQGKRDFGLPKFSPNLPYGTAYNKSFESVPFDHKGAPQHLRTINGPLADSDESWRMLDSSSAGPGPLPLNAAKLQRPSPELHQPPRILEWKWEGTIAKGGTTVCRARCFPVGKVLDFMLPEFLNCTARTGLDMLAKHYYQAAGTWVVFFVPETDADIVFYNEFMHYLGEKQRAAVAKLGEKVTLFLVPPSDFSEQVLKVPGKVSISGVILKFKQPGSNFGSLHHPLEAGEPKLPPLVHQPNDVVRRHEDTSFAKPKSPDLRAFSQGQNYFSPSSGLLPPPPPTFPPPQKRGDNFPYSGSMHSMEKLPDYHIESRQDQPQPPSPAISSKWSNQMHIPTSDHGDFPPTMPSAVSHLSSNSDAESYLLGNHKVAQGSASRNYAPESSGIPTLNSKYPTQEGTKPQVSSNLPLSLQPEQLAQLAVLLGQQKQAGKEPALSADGQTKLANLLQISSSHAQSPVMTVQATDPHAQTSTTHAYSSLPPNLLGTQLNQVPQYQQHPSNVPAVQPVVNPGQQNNQQAPNNSREDAEADPQKRLQATLQLAAALLQQIQQQSKTADQH, from the exons ATG atgggaagaggaggaagggacAGACTGAACAACGAGCACACGTCGAGGCTTGAGGAGAAGGAACGTCGAACTGGGTGGGGCGTCGCCCCGCCCTCCAGACACCTGTGGGTCGGGAACTTGAGCTCTCACGTGACGCAGAACACTCTATACGAGCATTTCTTGAGGTTTGGGGATATTGAGAACATAGCTTATATGCCTGGCAGGAGCTATGCgtttgtgaactataagaaagagGAAGATGCTGTTATCGCATTGAGAGGGCTTCAGGGTTCCATTGTCGCCGGAAATTCTCTTAGAGTCGAGTTTGCAAAGGGG GACAGGGCTTCAGTATCATCACAGGATGATGGATATTCACAACTCGAGGAAAGATATTCTATTGAACGGGGAGAACCACTGTTCCGAAGAGATGTAAGAGCACATCGCCAGAGTCCTGAAAAAtcacatgagaagaataagggaaGTAGAAGTACAGAGCCTAGTGAAGTGCTGTGGATAGGGTTCCCAGTGTATCTCAATGTTGAAGAAGAAGCTTTAAGTAGGGCTTTCTCACCATTCGGTGAAATTGAGAATATCGCTACATTTCCTGGTCGCAGTTATGCCTTTGTTCGGTACCGAAGTATAGTTGCAGCTTGCAGGGCTAAAGAAGCTCTTCAAGGAAAGCTATTTAACAATCCCCGTGTGCACATATGTTTTGCCAGAAGTGAGTTCTCAACAGAGTCTGGAAGAAACTCTAGCAGTGCTCCCATTCTGCCACATCTGAAACCGAATTACCAACCTGGTCTGAGTGGTCAAAGTCCTGAACCTTCCCACTGGGGTAGAGGCTTTGATAGCCATATAGGAGAGTTTCCAATAGCGTCTCCTCAAGATGCAAGTTTTATACGACCTGGAGATGCAAGTTTCACTGGTTTTGAAGGAAACAGTTCTATACGACCTGGTGCAGGTCCAGGGTCCATTTTTACTGGTGATATTGAACATAACAGattgcaagaattgggttcaGAAAGGAGGATGTCAGAAGAACTTTATGAGCGTTACAGAAATAGTCCTGCAGCAGAAAGACATGGCCGATGGCATGATGTTCCTTTTGAGAGACTGCAAAGAACTCCGCCACTTGATGATTCATGGGGTGTAGAGGATCACACTTTTCCATTACCTAAGAAGCCAAAAATAGACACATTTTCTGACAAAGAACTTCCTGAATATCCATTCTCTGACATAGAACAAGGAAAACGTGATTTTGGCCTGCCGAAGTTCTCCCCAAATTTGCCATATGGTACTGCCTATAATAAAAGTTTTGAGTCTGTTCCTTTTGATCACAAAGGGGCACCTCAACATTTGAGGACTATAAATGGTCCACTTGCAGATAGTGATGAATCATGGAGAATGCTTGATAGTTCAAGTGCAGGCCCTGGTCCTTTACCTTTAAATGCAGCCAAGCTACAAAGACCAAGCCCTGAGCTTCATCAGCCTCCACGGATTCTAGAATGGAAGTGGGAGGGAACAATAGCGAAGGGAGGCACAACAGTTTGTCGGGCTCGTTGCTTTCCTGTGGGGAAGGTCCTTGATTTTATGTT ACCAGAGTTCTTAAACTGCACTGCAAGAACAGGCCTTGATATGCTTGCAAAACATTATTATCAAGCAGCTGGTACTTGGGTGGTGTTTTTTGTTCCAGAAACTGATGCAGATATAGTCTTCTACAATGAGTTCATGCATTATCTGGGGGAGAAGCAGCGCGCAGCTGTTGCAAAACTGGGTGAAAAAGTTACTTTGTTTTTAGTGCCACCATCGGATTTTTCTGAACAAGTTCTGAAAGTACCCGGAAAGGTGAGCATCTCTGGTgtaattttaaagtttaaacagccTGGCTCCAACTTTGGTTCTCTTCACCATCCTCTGGAAGCTGGAGAACCAAAATTGCCACCCCTTGTGCATCAGCCAAATGATGTTGTTAGACGTCATGAAGACACATCATTTGCAAAGCCTAAATCCCCTGATTTAAGGGCATTCTCTCAGGGACAGAACTATTTTAGCCCATCATCAGGACTACTACCCCCACCTCCCCCTACTTTCCCACCACCACAGAAACGAGGTGACAATTTTCCTTATTCAGGATCTATGCATTCCATGGAAAAGCTACCTGACTATCACATAGAGAGCAGACAGGATCAACCTCAGCCCCCAAGTCCTGCAATATCATCAAAGTGGTCTAATCAAATGCACATTCCAACTTCTGATCATGGGGATTTTCCTCCCACAATGCCAAGTGCTGTGTCACATTTATCTAGTAATTCTGATGCAGAATCATACCTACTGGGAAATCATAAAGTTGCACAAGGATCTGCTTCAAGAAATTATGCACCTGAAAGTTCAGGTATTCCCACCCTTAATAGCAAGTACCCCACACAAGAGGGAACTAAACCCCAAGTTTCTTCAAACTTGCCACTTTCTCTACAACCAGAGCAACTTGCACAACTAGCAGTTCTTCTGGGGCAACAAAAACAAGCAGGCAAAGAACCAGCTTTATCAGCAGATGGTCAGACCAAACTGGCAAACTTGTTGCAGATTTCTAGTTCACATGCCCAGTCTCCTGTGATGACTGTCCAGGCCACGGATCCACATGCTCAGACCTCTACAACACATGCCTATTCTTCTTTACCTCCTAACTTGCTAGGTACCCAACTCAACCAAGTGCCACAATACCAGCAGCATCCATCAAATGTTCCTGCAGTGCAACCAGTAGTAAACCCTGGACAACAAAATAATCAGCAAGCACCAAATAACTCTCGGGAAGACGCAGAAGCGGATCCCCAGAAGCGTTTGCAGGCAACTTTGCAGCTGGCAGCAGCTCTACTTCAACAGATCCAGCAACAATCAAAAACTGCCGATCAACATTAG